Sequence from the Saccharopolyspora pogona genome:
CTCAACGACACTCGGCAATCGATCATAAGCAACTGCCATGACCTGACCGTCGTCGGCTGCCGCTGACCCCGGAAGCAGGCGTGAACGTCTCATCCGCCGCACCGGCTCGGGCCGATGAGGCGTTCACCTGATGTCCCTCACCGCCTGCCGCCGCAGCGGCGCCCTCTCCCTCCGGCCCCAAGACCTCGACCCCACCCAATGCCTGATCTTCCTCCGCGAAAAAGGCGAAACCGTCCGCTGGCAGCCCGTCTCCCCCCACCCTGATCACCCATCTCCAGCACCACACCGAAGAACGCGGCGCCCCGCGTGCCGGGCAGCTCCTGCGATACCTCGACGGCCGGCCGATCATCACCCGCCGCTACGACCACCTCTGCAACCGCATCGCCAGACACCTCCCGTGGGTCGCCACCAGCCGGAACAGTCACTGTCTCGGTAGATGTGCAATCCCCGGACACGCCTAACCCACCCACGGAAGAAGCAGAAGAGCCGTAATTCTGCTTGTTTTTATCCGTGGCCACTCGGTTTTGATCCATTCCTCGATCGCCTCTTCATCGCGTTCGGCAGCTCGCCGCGCCGGCCGCTGGCGGCTCCAGCCCAGTCGTTCGCGCAAGATCGTCCAGGTCTGCGTCACCGAATACCGGACGCCGGTCACTCGCTCGATCACCTCACTCACCCTCGCAAGAGTCCACATCCCGGTCGCAAATCCGTTGGCGAGTGGACCTTTGGTCAACTCTGCCTCGACCTCGGCCAACTGCTCGTCGGAGAGCTCGCGCATCCGCCCGGCACAGCCGGCGCCCGCCAGCGCCTCGCGCCCACCGTCCGACCACAACCGATACCACCGCGACACGGCCTGCGCCGACACCCCCAATTCAGAGGCCACCTCAGCCTGTCGCTCGCCCCGATCGAACATCTCCGCCGCCCGCATCCGACGCTCACGCAAAGCATCGAAATCCCGTTTGACGCCAACACGTTTGCTATCACGGGCCCACTCGCCCGACTGTCGCGAAGAACTCGACACCCCACGATCATCCGTGGGGGTTTGTATTGCTGGGCACAAGCAGGTCAACCTATTGATCGGGAACTTATAGGTGTGATCTTCGTTGTTCTGGCATGATCGCTGGTGTGCGGGACGCGCGGAGGTTGTCGCCTGAGGCGCAGGAGGATTTGCGGCGCAGGGTGGTCGCTGCTGTTCATGGTGGGATGAGTCAGGTCGAGGCGGCCCGGGTGTTCGCGGTGGCCCCGCAGTCGGTGTCCAGATGGGTGCAGGCGTGGCGGAAACGTGGCTCGAAGGGTCTCACCGGGCGTCGCCGGGGTCGCAAGCCCGGCGAGCAGAAAGCGTTGAGTGCCCGCCGGCAGCGCAAGCTGCGGTATGCGGTGGCCGAGCACACCCCGGCCACGTTCGGGCTGGCCGGCCTGGTGTGGACCCGCAAGACAGTGGCCGAGCTGATCCGGGTGCGCCACGGCATCGTGTTGAACCTGCGCACCGTCGGCAACTACCTGCGTTCCTGGGGATTGTCGCCGCAGAAACCGATCCGCAAGGCCTACGAACAGGACCCCGAGTCCGTACGCCGATGGCTGGAGGAGGACTACCTGGCCATCGCCGCCCGCGCCCGCCGCGAGGGCGCACTGATCCTGTGGCTGGACCAGACCGGGATCCGCTCCGACGCCACCGTAGCCCGCACCTGGGCACCGGCGGGCCAGACACCGGTGGTGGGCAAAACGGGCAAACGATTCAGCGTGAAAGCGATGTGCGCGATCGGGAACAAAGGCGAGCTGTACTTCACCGTCTACACCGGCTCGTTCAACGGCAAGGTGTTCCTGTCCTTCCTGGACCGGCTGACCCGCCATCTGGACCGCAAAGTCCACCTGATCGTTGACGGACACCCCGTCCACCGCCGCAAGACCATCCAGCAATGGATCACCAAGCACGCTGAGGCGATCGCGATGCACTTCCTGCCGGGATACAGCCCCGAACTCAACCCCGACGAGATACTCAATGCCGACCTCAAACGCACCGTTTCCACCAGCACAGCCCCCAAAACCCGCGCCGAGTTAAAACAAGCGGTCCGCTCCTTCCTCCACCGGCTCCAGAAGCTGCCCGACCGAGTTCGCTCCTACTTCGGCAAACCCGAAGTTCGCTACGCCGCCTAACATCACACATTTGCCACCCGGATCAATAAAACCGAAAGATCATCAGAAGCGCTGAGTTGATCGGAGGTCTTGCCGGAGCCGATCGCCGATCCAACCCAGATCGCCCACCTCGACATACGAAAACGCAAGCGCCTGGGCGGCATCCTCAACGAGTACCAACACGCAGCCTGACGTCGATGGATGACATTCCCGGCAAGCACAGCCGAAAGAAGCTGTTCGAAGCGGGAGTACTTCCGGGCCGCAAAGCAGAACGCGATCTTCAAGAGCGCTTCGCTCAAGCACACTGCGGGCCTATCGGCAACAGCTATGACGCCCCAGAGTTCAACGGCATCTGATCTTGTCTCCCAGCCTGGAGCAGCGTCGCTGATCGCGCTAGTACTCGAACCGAGATCGTGATCTTCACGTTCGATGGAGCGTTGTCGCTGGCAGTAGGCCTGCAGGGCTCGATAATGGTGTCGCCTGCGCCAGTATGAGGGCGAGATGCATAACCAGCCCTTCACAGAGTCTCGGCGCGCCTGAGCGAATCCAGAATCCGTGTGCATCCTGTACGAGCCAGCCCGGGGGGCACTCGCAGCAATCACACCACTCCCCGGGCCGTGTGACCTAAAGATCCGAATCGAAGTGCAACTGGCAATGGAGCGTAGGGCAAGGCGGGCAGAGGCCGATGAGCCGCCTCTGATCTAGATACACGTTACAGAGCAAGGGACTGATCACTCCACCTTGCGGCGCACCCGTAACTGATCACCTTACCTGCCCATCCTCCATCACTCCCGCGCGCAGGATCACGCGCAACAGCTTACTAATATTGATCCGGGTGGCAAATGTGTGATGTTAGGCGGCGTAGCGAACTTCGGGTTTGCCGAAGTAGGAGCGAACTCGGTCGGGCAGCTTCTGGAGCCGGTGGAGGAAGGAGCGGACCGCTTGTTTCAACTCGGCGCGGGTTTTGGGGGCTGTGCTGGTGGAA
This genomic interval carries:
- a CDS encoding winged helix-turn-helix domain-containing protein, giving the protein MSSSSRQSGEWARDSKRVGVKRDFDALRERRMRAAEMFDRGERQAEVASELGVSAQAVSRWYRLWSDGGREALAGAGCAGRMRELSDEQLAEVEAELTKGPLANGFATGMWTLARVSEVIERVTGVRYSVTQTWTILRERLGWSRQRPARRAAERDEEAIEEWIKTEWPRIKTSRITALLLLPWVG
- a CDS encoding IS630 family transposase; this translates as MIAGVRDARRLSPEAQEDLRRRVVAAVHGGMSQVEAARVFAVAPQSVSRWVQAWRKRGSKGLTGRRRGRKPGEQKALSARRQRKLRYAVAEHTPATFGLAGLVWTRKTVAELIRVRHGIVLNLRTVGNYLRSWGLSPQKPIRKAYEQDPESVRRWLEEDYLAIAARARREGALILWLDQTGIRSDATVARTWAPAGQTPVVGKTGKRFSVKAMCAIGNKGELYFTVYTGSFNGKVFLSFLDRLTRHLDRKVHLIVDGHPVHRRKTIQQWITKHAEAIAMHFLPGYSPELNPDEILNADLKRTVSTSTAPKTRAELKQAVRSFLHRLQKLPDRVRSYFGKPEVRYAA